Part of the Streptomyces sp. NBC_00457 genome, GGCCCGGCGTGCTGCGCCTGTTGGTCCGGCGCGGTGTGCTCGGTCCACTGCGCCCCGTCCCAGTAGCGGAGGGTCCGGGGCGCTCCGTGCGGATCGGCGTACCAGCCTGCAGGTGTGTTCGAATGCGTGGTCACCGGGGCACACTACCCCGAGCACACCAGCACGTGACCAACCCCTGCTATCCGGTATGCATCAGGCCTCACTCGGGTCTGCCTCGCAATGTCCTCGCCGGTCACCCCGGCTGACCTGCTTTTCTGCTGGGGGTCCGGGGGTTATCCCCCGGAAAATGCAGCACCGCCCCATTGCAGTGACGGTCATTCGGTGATGACGGCCGGGTCGCTCACCCCAGGACGTCCGGTCTCGACCCGTCCGGCGAAGCGCCGCAGGAACGCGGAGTCGGAGGCGGACGTGACCGTCAGGTCGTACCACTGCCCGCTCGCCCCGAGGTCGAAGCTGTGCCGCACGGTGGCACCACGCCGCACCACAAACCGCTTCGTCCGGCCGCTGTAGCCGTCGGCGACCTTCAACTCCACCGTCGCGGAGCCCTTGTTGGTGAAGGTCAGCTCGAGGTCGCCGCCCCTGTGCCGGGCGGTGACCTCGGGTCCGGCGGTCTTGTTCGCGCCCTTGAAGGCGCGCACGAAGCCGTTCGGGCCGTGCACCGTCAGGTCGTACGAGCCGCTGGAGTACGCCGAGTTCCAGGTGTCCGCGATCGACTTGCCCGCCTCGGTGGTGTACATCCACGGCCCGTCGGTGCGGTTGCCGGAGGTGACGTGGAAGGCGCCGCCCGCCTTGGCGCCCGTGGCGAAGGTGAGCGTGAACTTCCCGGCCGCGGTGTCGGCCGAACCGTCCACGTACGGGGCGTACTTGAGCGGCCGGGACCGGCGCAGACCGCGCTCCTGCTTGGGCAGGCGCGAGTCGGCGGGCGGGGTGGGCTTGTAGTCGGGGTGGCGCTCGCGGTCCGGCGGCTCGTAGCCGTCGGTGTCCGGCAGGCCGACGGGGCGCGGGTCCTTGCGGGAGAAATCGAACGCGGAGGTGAGGTCACCGCAGACGGCCCGGCGCCACGGCGAGATGTTCGGCTCGCGCACCCCGAACCGGCGCTCCATGAACTGCAGGATCGAGGTGTGGTCGAGGGTCTCAGAGCAGACGTAACCGCCCTTGCTCCAGGGCGAGACGACCAGCATCGGCACGCGCGGGCCCAGGCCGTACGGGCCGGCCACCCGGTTGGCGTCGCCCTTGTAGAGGTCGGGCTCCACGTCCACCGTCGACTTGCCCTGCGCTGCGGACTTGGGCGGGAGCGGCGGTACGACGTGGTCGAAGAAGCCGTCGTTCTCGTCGTACGTGATGAACAGCGCCGTCTTCGCCCAGACCGCGGGGTTGGAGGTGAGCGCGTCGAGGACCTGGGCGATGTACCAGGCGCCGTAGTTCGAGGGCCAGTTGGAGTGCTCGGAGAAGGCCTCGGGGGCGGTGATCCAGGAGATCTGCGGCAGCTTGCCGGCCTTGACGTCGGCCTTCAGCCGGTCGAAGTAGCCGTCGCCGTTCTTCACGTCGGTGCCGGTGCGGGCCTTGTCGTACCAGGGGTCGCCGGGCTTGGCGTTGCGGTACTTGTTGAAGTACAGCAGGGAGTTGTCGCCGTAGTTGCCGCGGTAGGCGTCCTGGATCCAGCCCCAGGAGCCGGCCGCGTCCAGGCCGTCGCCGATGTCCTGGTAGATCTTCCAGGAGATCCCGGCCTGCTCCAGGCGCTCGGGGTACGTGGTCCAGCCGTAGCCCAGCTCGTCGTTGCCGAGGACCGGGCCGCCGCCGGTGCCGTCGTTGCCGGTGTAACCCGTCCACATGTAGTAGCGGTTCGGGTCGGTCGAGCCGATGAACGAGCAGTGGTAGGCGTCGCAGATGGTGAACTTGTCGGCGAGCGCGTAGTGGAACGGGATGTCGTCGCGGGTCAGGTACGCCATGGTGGTGGAGCCCTTCGCGGGCACCCACTTGTCGTACTCGCCCTCGTTGTACGCGGCCTGACCGTCCGGCCAGGAGTGCGGCAGGCCCTCCAGGAACTGCATGCCGAGATCGTCGGCGTCCGGGTGGAAGGGCAGCAGGTCCTTGGTGCCGTCCGACTGGTACCAGATGGACTTGCCGTTCTGCTGGGTCACGGGCCGCGGGTCACCGAAGCCCCGGACGCCTCTGAGCGCACCGTAGTAGTGGTCGAAAGAACGGTTCTCCTGCATCAGGACGACGATGTGCTCGACATCCTCGATCGACCCCGTGCGGTGGTTCGCGGGGAGCGCGGCGGCGCGCTCGATGCTGCTCGACAGGGCGGCGAAGGCCGTGGTGGCGCCCGCCACTTGGAGGAATCGGCGCCGGTTGACTTCAGGCATGGGTGAGGGACCTCTCCCTTGGGGGTGTTCGACCCGTCGGATCCAGATGACGGAACGCGCGCGGAAGGAGTGTTCCAAGAGCACCAAACGTCAGGGAAGGGTCTGATGGCCCTGATGTGAAAGTCGGCGGTACGAGAGGTGCGGGCACGCGAGACTGGAACTGGGGGTTTGGCGGCGGCCCTGCTGATCAGGAGGGGCAGGAATCGCTGGAGCCTTCGGTCTGCCAGGCTCCGGGGACCGTCACGGTCACCGTCGTCGGTGCGCTGTCGAACCGGGCGTAGGCGACTGTGCAGATCAGCTGGGCAACGGCCGTTTCGGTCAACGTCCCGATGCCCTGGGGCAGTGCGACCGTCACCTCGCCGTCGCCCTCCGCGCGGACCGAAGGAGCGCCCGTCAGCGGCGGAAGCTGGGTGGTCATACCGCTACGGCGTTCCCTGGCGTCCGGCCCTTGGAACACCGTCGCCACGGCCGTCTCGATGTCGACCGGGGCAAAGCCCCGGCGCCGGACGGGAACCAGGGTGCCTTCGCTGACGAAGTAGGAGACCTGGGCCGGCCGGATGCCGGTGGCGGGCTCTCCGGTCTCCACCACGCCGGACTCGGGGATGCCGCAGGAGGCGAGCAGAAGGGCGGTCGTGCACAGCAGCGCGGGCCGGAGGGACCGGGGGGCCGGGGCGGGAGCGGGGCTCATGACTCCCCCTTCTTCAGGGACGGTTGCGGGGACTGCTTCGGGGGCTGAGGCGAGGGCTGATGCGGCGACTGACGCTGGGGCTGATGCGGGGGCTGATGCGGGGTTTGCCGCAGGGGCTCCTGCTGCGGCTGCCGCAGGGGGATCTCGACCGTGAACATCGCGCCGCCCTCCGCCCGGTTCGCCGCCCGGATCGTGCCGCCGTGCAGGTGGACGTTCTCGGCGGTGATCGAAAGGCCGAGGCCGCTGCCCTCCGTTCGGGTCCGGGCCGTGTCCGACTTGTAGAAGCGGTCGAAGACGTGGGGCAGAACGTCGGCGGGAATGCCCGGCCCACTGTCCAGCACCTCGATGACGGCCCACACCGATGCGTCGGCGTCCGACATCTCCCTTGCGTGCAGGCGTAGTTGGACGGGCCGGGCCCCGTGTCGGAGCGCATTGCCCACCAGGTTGGCGACCACCACGTCGAGGCGGCGCGGGTCGACCCGGCCGCGCAGTTCGCCGGACCCGGGGAGCCGGGCGTCCACCAGGTCCAGCCAGGCGCGGGCGGCGAGGGTGCGCCGCAGGGACTCGGCGAGATCGATGTCGTCCAACCGCAGATCCGCCGCGCCCGCGTCGAAGCGGGAGATCTCCATGAGGTCGTCCACCAGGCGGGCGAGCTTCACGGTTTCCTCGCTGATGAGCCGTACCGCGGTGGCGGTGTCCGGGTCGAGCCCGCCCGCGTCCTCGTCGAGGATGTCGGTGACGGCCGACATCGCGGCCAGCGGGGTGCGCAGCTCGTGCGACACGTCCGCGACGAAACGGCGGGCGCGGGCCTCCATACGGCGCAGCTCCGACACGGACTCCTCCAATGCCTCGGCGGTCTCGTTGAAGGTGTGCGAGAGATCGGCGAGTTCGTCGGAGCCGTTGACGGCGAGCCGGGTGTCCAGATGGCCCTCGGCGATGCTGCGGGTGGCGCGGCGCAGCTCCCGTACCGGGCGCAGCACGCCCCGGGCGGCCAGCAGGGCGAGGAGGACGGCCAGGCCGAGCGCCGGCACGACGGCGCGCCCGATGGCGGTGACCAGGGCGTCGACGTAGCCCTGTTCGGCGGTCTGCGGCACCGTGACGAAGACGACGACCCCGGACGCAGGGGACGAGCCGGATGCCTCGAGGGTGATGGGCATGCCGACGACGAGCGAGGAACGGCCGTCCGTCGACACCCGCTGGAAGACGGCGGCCCTACGGGCGGCCACGGCAGCGCGCATGGCGGGGGTCAGTTCGGTGAAGCTGTCCTCGGGCGTGGAGGTGGCGCGCAGTTCCCGATACGTGACCAGAACACGCCAGTTCTGTGCCGGCTCGGCGCGGGCCACCTCGGCGGCGGCCCACTCCAGGTCGCCCTGGACGGGTGGGTAACTGATGCCCGGCGCAACGCCGTTGACGTGATGGCGCAGGCGCTTGATCACGGTGTCCTGGCCCTGCTGGAGCACTCCGACGCGTGCCTCACGGAAGGTCAGGGCGCCGGTGGTCAGGGTGGCCACGGCGGCTACCAGCACGAAGGCCACCAGCAGCCGGCCGCGCAGTCCGCGCAGCGGTGATTTCACCGGGACCGGAACCGGTAGCCGAAGCCGCGCACGGTCTCGATGTAGCGCGGCTGCCCCGCCGGCTCGCCCATCTTGGTGCGCAGCCGCTTGACGCAGGCGTCCACCAGCCGTGAGTCGCCGTGGTAACTGTGCTCCCAGACCGCCTCCAGCAGCTGCTGCCGGGAGAACACCTGGCCGGGCGAGGCCGAGAGCGTCAGTAGGAGCCGCAGTTCGGAGGGAGCGAGGACGACCGGCTCTCCCTGGCGGGTGACGGTCAACCCGGCCCGGTCGATGGCCAGTTCACCCTGGGCGCCATGGGTCTCTATCTTCGGTATGCCGCCGTCGGCGGGTGTGCCGCCGACCCGGCGCAGGACGGCGCGGATACGGGCGTCCAGGACGCGTGCCTGCACCGGCTTCACGACGTAGTCGTCCGCTCCGGCTTCGAGCCCGACCACGATGTCCGTGTCGTCGCCGCGGGCGGTCGCCATGATGATCGGCACCTGGTCCTCGGCGCGGATCCGGCGGCACACCTCCAGACCGCTCAGCCCGGGCAGCATCAGATCGAGTACGACGACGTCCGGCCGGAAGGACCGCAGTTGGGCCAGCCCGTCCTCTCCGGTGGCAACGCCGTTGACGTCGTGTCGCTGACGGCGCAGCGCGAGCACGACGCCCTCCCGTACGGCGCGGTCGTCTTCGATGAGCAGGACACGTGGCATGCGCCCAGTATCCGTACGGATCAAGGGGGTTGAGGGCGGGTACGAGGTCCGGCCGGGAACTGTTACGGGACGATCACATAGCCCGGCCGAAGATCGACCGTTACGGTTTCGTTACCATTCGGGCCACGTCTCATCACATCGCGTACACAGCCTTGACGGCCATGACCAGGACCACGCATCGTGCGACGCCTTCGACCCCGCGGTCCCCGCGCCGTCGCCGCAGAGGCCCCGCGCACGCCGACGGGCCCGGCCGGAAGGGGAAAGGGCCCCTGCTGGGCGGCCTCGCCGCGATCGCCGTGCTGGCCTCGGTCACCGCTCTGGCCGTGCACGGGACACCGCCGGACACCTCCGCGACCGACTCCCACGACGCGCCCGTCGCCCCCACCCGGTCGCCTTCTCCCCCACCGGCACCGGACCGGTCCACGAAACCGAGCAGCAGCGCGGAGGACGACGAGCAGACCGACAGCAAGCCCAGCGGCATGGGCGACCCGTCCCCGGACGCCTCCTCCTCGGCCGCCATCCCGCCGTCGGGCCCCGGCACGTTCACGACCGCCGCCGGCGAGAGCGACACGGTGGGCAAGGGCGGCCGGGTGCTGCGCTACGAGGTCGTCGTGGAGGACGGCCTCACCCAGTCGCCCGCCGATGTCGCCCGGCAGGTGGAGGGCATACTCGCCGACCCGCGCGGCTGGACCGCCGACGGCGAGTCCGCGTTCCGCCGTGTCTCCGGTGGCACGCCCGACTTCGTCGTACGGCTCGCCACGCCGAGCACGGTCGACGAGATCTGCGGCCGCTACGGGCTGGACACCGGCGGCGAGGTCAACTGCAGCGTCGGCAAGGACGTCGTGGTCAACCTCAAGCGGTGGGTGCTGGCGACCCCGGTGTACGCCGATGACGTCGACGCGTACCGGGCACTGATCATCAACCACGAGGTCGGCCACTTCCTCGGCCACGGCCATGTCACCTGCCCGGGCGCCGGCAAGCCGGCCCCGGCGATGATGCAGCAGATCAAGGGCCTGCTCGGCTGCACACCCAACGTCTGGCCGTACGACACGAAGGGCCGCCTCATCACGGGACCGGCCGTGCCCTGACCGACCCGGCGGGTCGAGTGCATCCACGCAATGGTGTCGACACCTAGGCCCGCAGGGCGGCCGAGGCGACGGCCACGTTGCCGTACTCCGGCGGCCCCGCGAACCCGGCCGCCTCGATCCCGCGTTACCCGCCGGTTCTCCCACCTGCCTCGTACGCCCGGTGGCATGCTGACGTGCCGAAAACACCGATGGCGAAAGGAACGGCGTGCCTCCTGCCAGGCGCCCGCGGCTCAGGCCGCCGCGGCAACGCAGGCCCTCTGTACACGGGATGGGCGGCCGGGACCGTCGACCGGCCGGGAGCATCGGCCGGGCACGGGGCGACGGTTCCACGATGTGGGCGAGGCTGGCCGCTCGCGTGCGCAGGTTTCACGCGTGGCTCATCCCGATCGTGCTCTTGGGAGTCGCCACGTCGATCGAGCACCAGATCACGGCACTGCCTGACCGGATCGGCGGCTGGCTCTCCTCGTACGACCGCCCCCAGGACCGGGCGGGCGACGGGCCCGACTTCTCGGCCTCCGTCGATCTCATCCGCCTGAACGACGAAGGCCGGAGCGCGGTGA contains:
- a CDS encoding phosphocholine-specific phospholipase C, which encodes MPEVNRRRFLQVAGATTAFAALSSSIERAAALPANHRTGSIEDVEHIVVLMQENRSFDHYYGALRGVRGFGDPRPVTQQNGKSIWYQSDGTKDLLPFHPDADDLGMQFLEGLPHSWPDGQAAYNEGEYDKWVPAKGSTTMAYLTRDDIPFHYALADKFTICDAYHCSFIGSTDPNRYYMWTGYTGNDGTGGGPVLGNDELGYGWTTYPERLEQAGISWKIYQDIGDGLDAAGSWGWIQDAYRGNYGDNSLLYFNKYRNAKPGDPWYDKARTGTDVKNGDGYFDRLKADVKAGKLPQISWITAPEAFSEHSNWPSNYGAWYIAQVLDALTSNPAVWAKTALFITYDENDGFFDHVVPPLPPKSAAQGKSTVDVEPDLYKGDANRVAGPYGLGPRVPMLVVSPWSKGGYVCSETLDHTSILQFMERRFGVREPNISPWRRAVCGDLTSAFDFSRKDPRPVGLPDTDGYEPPDRERHPDYKPTPPADSRLPKQERGLRRSRPLKYAPYVDGSADTAAGKFTLTFATGAKAGGAFHVTSGNRTDGPWMYTTEAGKSIADTWNSAYSSGSYDLTVHGPNGFVRAFKGANKTAGPEVTARHRGGDLELTFTNKGSATVELKVADGYSGRTKRFVVRRGATVRHSFDLGASGQWYDLTVTSASDSAFLRRFAGRVETGRPGVSDPAVITE
- a CDS encoding response regulator transcription factor produces the protein MPRVLLIEDDRAVREGVVLALRRQRHDVNGVATGEDGLAQLRSFRPDVVVLDLMLPGLSGLEVCRRIRAEDQVPIIMATARGDDTDIVVGLEAGADDYVVKPVQARVLDARIRAVLRRVGGTPADGGIPKIETHGAQGELAIDRAGLTVTRQGEPVVLAPSELRLLLTLSASPGQVFSRQQLLEAVWEHSYHGDSRLVDACVKRLRTKMGEPAGQPRYIETVRGFGYRFRSR
- a CDS encoding sensor histidine kinase — its product is MKSPLRGLRGRLLVAFVLVAAVATLTTGALTFREARVGVLQQGQDTVIKRLRHHVNGVAPGISYPPVQGDLEWAAAEVARAEPAQNWRVLVTYRELRATSTPEDSFTELTPAMRAAVAARRAAVFQRVSTDGRSSLVVGMPITLEASGSSPASGVVVFVTVPQTAEQGYVDALVTAIGRAVVPALGLAVLLALLAARGVLRPVRELRRATRSIAEGHLDTRLAVNGSDELADLSHTFNETAEALEESVSELRRMEARARRFVADVSHELRTPLAAMSAVTDILDEDAGGLDPDTATAVRLISEETVKLARLVDDLMEISRFDAGAADLRLDDIDLAESLRRTLAARAWLDLVDARLPGSGELRGRVDPRRLDVVVANLVGNALRHGARPVQLRLHAREMSDADASVWAVIEVLDSGPGIPADVLPHVFDRFYKSDTARTRTEGSGLGLSITAENVHLHGGTIRAANRAEGGAMFTVEIPLRQPQQEPLRQTPHQPPHQPQRQSPHQPSPQPPKQSPQPSLKKGES
- a CDS encoding DUF3152 domain-containing protein, encoding MTRTTHRATPSTPRSPRRRRRGPAHADGPGRKGKGPLLGGLAAIAVLASVTALAVHGTPPDTSATDSHDAPVAPTRSPSPPPAPDRSTKPSSSAEDDEQTDSKPSGMGDPSPDASSSAAIPPSGPGTFTTAAGESDTVGKGGRVLRYEVVVEDGLTQSPADVARQVEGILADPRGWTADGESAFRRVSGGTPDFVVRLATPSTVDEICGRYGLDTGGEVNCSVGKDVVVNLKRWVLATPVYADDVDAYRALIINHEVGHFLGHGHVTCPGAGKPAPAMMQQIKGLLGCTPNVWPYDTKGRLITGPAVP